One Natrinema longum genomic window carries:
- a CDS encoding DUF5518 domain-containing protein: MNGTSNTPSFQNRYMRVDVLLGIASIPFTLILTADPAIINLSPVVVAGFASGLYYGTHSGSVKRAGLRTGAVGGLPVVWSSGDLVASELSASLDILALAVVVGVLWSLFAITASALLAALCALAGGRVSRTVMGVAQRGD, from the coding sequence ATGAATGGCACCAGTAATACCCCCTCGTTCCAAAACCGCTACATGAGGGTGGATGTACTCCTCGGCATTGCCTCGATACCGTTCACGTTGATTCTGACAGCAGACCCGGCGATAATCAACTTGAGTCCGGTTGTCGTAGCCGGGTTCGCGTCTGGGCTATATTATGGAACGCACTCTGGCTCTGTGAAACGTGCCGGCCTTCGGACTGGGGCCGTCGGTGGCTTACCGGTAGTCTGGTCCTCTGGGGATCTCGTCGCATCAGAGCTTTCAGCATCGCTTGACATTCTGGCTCTCGCGGTCGTGGTGGGAGTGCTGTGGTCTCTCTTCGCGATCACAGCCAGTGCGTTACTGGCGGCGCTCTGTGCACTCGCCGGGGGCAGGGTATCACGAACGGTCATGGGCGTTGCACAGCGAGGGGACTGA
- a CDS encoding DUF368 domain-containing protein: MEYERSDVVVDRLELLRAYGYGLCMGTADALPGVSGGTVALLLGFYGRLIAAVTAFTPRRALAILRGYHPERRTRAREAILELDLGFLVPLGVGMVTAVVLIADVVSSLAGTHPIAIFGFFTGLIAASAITLGRSLEFASPTHVGAGAVGTTLALLVAADVVGLPGGGPVVIFLAGAVAISAMILPGISGSLILILLGQYVFLSGELSAFVRAGADLLGGGSLGAVVDPGTTVALFVAGGIVGLVTIARVVRAALARNRGVTLVFLVSLIAGSVPAPLHNIAEAHAWTTETIALTAAWAAVGVIALFALEYLVGGFDPE; encoded by the coding sequence ATGGAGTATGAGCGATCCGACGTCGTCGTCGACCGCCTCGAGTTGCTCCGGGCCTACGGCTACGGGCTCTGTATGGGGACGGCCGACGCCCTCCCCGGCGTCTCCGGCGGGACCGTCGCACTCCTGCTTGGCTTCTACGGTCGGTTGATCGCCGCCGTCACCGCGTTCACGCCCCGTCGAGCGCTCGCCATCCTCCGGGGCTACCACCCCGAGCGCCGAACCCGGGCCCGGGAAGCGATACTCGAGTTGGATCTGGGGTTTCTGGTTCCGCTGGGCGTCGGCATGGTCACTGCTGTCGTGCTCATCGCGGACGTCGTCTCGTCGCTCGCGGGGACCCACCCGATCGCGATCTTCGGCTTCTTTACGGGGCTGATCGCCGCCTCGGCGATCACCCTCGGTCGGAGCCTCGAGTTCGCCTCGCCGACACACGTCGGTGCTGGAGCCGTGGGCACGACGCTCGCGTTGCTCGTCGCCGCCGACGTCGTCGGGCTACCGGGCGGCGGGCCGGTCGTGATCTTCCTCGCCGGCGCGGTCGCGATCAGCGCGATGATCCTGCCGGGGATCTCGGGCTCGCTCATCCTGATCCTACTGGGCCAGTACGTCTTCCTCTCGGGGGAGCTGAGCGCGTTCGTTCGCGCCGGCGCGGACCTGCTCGGGGGTGGCTCGCTCGGGGCCGTCGTCGATCCGGGAACGACCGTCGCTCTCTTCGTCGCGGGCGGGATCGTCGGCCTCGTGACGATCGCCCGCGTCGTCCGCGCCGCGCTGGCCCGCAACCGCGGGGTGACGCTCGTCTTCCTGGTGAGCCTCATCGCCGGCTCCGTTCCGGCACCGTTGCACAACATCGCCGAGGCCCACGCCTGGACGACGGAGACGATCGCGCTGACGGCCGCGTGGGCCGCGGTCGGGGTGATCGCGCTGTTCGCACTCGAGTACCTCGTCGGCGGCTTCGATCCAGAGTGA
- a CDS encoding SLC13 family permease has translation MIGAALSGGVLVVFGLIAVALVLFVSELIPNDVTAIGIIVSLAALEPLTGVGHRAAISGFANTATVTIVAMYMLSAGIQQTGVVQRLGLSLAAFTDGDETRALAATIATTGPIAGFINNTPVVAIFIPMISDLSDETGISPSKLLLPLSYAAILGGTLTLVGTSTNLLASEFAATLLDRGPISMFEFSALGLVILVVGLAYLMTVGRWLTPARIPADADLVEEFDLEDHLTQVRVDADSTPIGLTVEEFEEQIGADVRVLQHRRDGSHEDRPAANERVLEYDGDDDSEAGVDGAERETQTNPERAVGSRSDVKAKSQQRVRAGDPTAVLESGRRIREGDVLTVHGTLQAVNRFVERQTLRQLHRESVTEETFDESGGEEQLAKTIVPLESPFVGKTLSETHLREFYQLTVLAIRRDGELLRTNLEERTLEAGDLLLVQTVPETIQHVTETGDLVVVDDASDRLLEERVEEIAPLSPKTPVALAIMAGVVGTAALGLVSIVIAAFAGVFLMIVTGCLSTSEAYDAVSWNIVFLLAGVIPLGVALEATGGSQVIAGGLVATAEFLPLVAVLLLFTIVTGLLANVITPVATVVLMIPIAVDAAGSLGATRFSFLLAVMFASATSFMTPVGYQTNLMVYGPGGYKFTDFLKVGGPLQLLLAIVTTVGITVVWGV, from the coding sequence ATGATCGGCGCGGCGCTATCGGGGGGCGTGCTGGTGGTGTTCGGTCTCATCGCCGTCGCCCTCGTCCTGTTCGTTTCCGAACTCATCCCCAACGACGTGACGGCGATCGGGATCATCGTCTCGCTGGCGGCACTCGAGCCGCTGACCGGCGTGGGCCACCGGGCGGCGATTTCGGGCTTTGCCAACACCGCGACGGTGACGATCGTCGCGATGTACATGCTCAGCGCGGGGATCCAGCAAACGGGTGTTGTCCAGCGACTCGGCCTCTCGCTCGCTGCGTTCACGGACGGCGACGAAACCCGAGCGCTGGCGGCGACGATCGCCACGACGGGGCCGATCGCGGGCTTTATCAACAACACGCCGGTCGTCGCGATCTTCATTCCGATGATCTCCGATCTCTCCGACGAGACCGGAATCTCGCCGTCGAAACTGCTCTTGCCGCTCTCGTACGCGGCGATCCTCGGCGGCACACTGACGCTCGTCGGGACCTCGACGAACCTGCTAGCGAGCGAGTTCGCCGCCACCCTGCTCGATCGGGGGCCGATCAGCATGTTCGAGTTCTCGGCCCTCGGGCTCGTGATTCTGGTCGTCGGCCTCGCCTACCTCATGACCGTCGGCCGGTGGCTGACGCCCGCGCGGATCCCGGCCGACGCGGATCTCGTCGAGGAGTTCGATCTCGAGGACCACCTCACGCAGGTCCGCGTCGACGCCGATTCGACGCCGATCGGACTCACGGTCGAGGAATTCGAGGAGCAGATCGGCGCGGACGTGCGCGTGCTCCAGCACCGTCGGGACGGCAGCCACGAAGACAGACCTGCCGCGAACGAGCGCGTACTCGAGTACGATGGCGACGACGATTCGGAGGCCGGCGTCGACGGGGCGGAGCGTGAGACGCAGACCAACCCCGAGAGAGCCGTCGGATCACGAAGCGACGTGAAAGCAAAGAGCCAGCAGCGTGTCCGGGCGGGCGACCCGACCGCAGTGCTCGAGTCGGGCCGGCGGATCCGGGAGGGCGACGTACTCACGGTACACGGCACCCTGCAGGCGGTCAATCGGTTCGTCGAGCGCCAGACCCTGCGGCAACTCCATCGCGAATCGGTCACCGAGGAGACGTTCGACGAGTCCGGGGGCGAGGAGCAACTCGCAAAGACGATCGTCCCGCTCGAGTCGCCGTTCGTCGGGAAGACGCTCTCGGAGACGCATCTCCGGGAGTTCTACCAGCTGACCGTGCTCGCGATCCGTCGCGACGGCGAACTGCTCCGAACCAACCTCGAGGAGCGGACGCTCGAGGCCGGCGACCTCCTGCTGGTCCAGACGGTCCCCGAGACGATCCAGCATGTGACCGAGACCGGCGATCTCGTCGTCGTCGACGACGCCTCCGACCGACTGCTCGAGGAGCGGGTCGAGGAAATCGCGCCGCTGTCGCCGAAGACGCCGGTCGCGCTCGCCATCATGGCCGGCGTGGTCGGGACCGCCGCGCTCGGTCTCGTCTCTATCGTCATCGCGGCGTTCGCCGGGGTCTTCCTCATGATCGTGACCGGCTGTCTGTCGACGAGCGAGGCCTACGATGCCGTCTCCTGGAACATCGTGTTCCTGCTGGCCGGCGTGATTCCCCTCGGCGTCGCCCTCGAGGCGACCGGCGGCTCGCAGGTCATCGCCGGTGGGCTGGTCGCCACTGCCGAGTTCCTCCCGCTTGTCGCGGTCCTGTTGCTGTTTACCATCGTGACCGGACTGCTCGCGAACGTCATCACGCCGGTCGCGACGGTGGTCCTGATGATCCCTATCGCGGTCGACGCTGCGGGGAGCCTGGGCGCAACACGGTTTTCCTTCCTCCTCGCGGTGATGTTCGCCTCCGCGACCTCGTTTATGACGCCGGTGGGGTACCAGACGAACCTGATGGTCTACGGCCCCGGCGGGTACAAATTCACCGACTTCCTGAAAGTCGGCGGACCGCTACAGCTGCTGCTCGCGATCGTGACGACAGTCGGGATCACCGTCGTCTGGGGCGTCTGA
- a CDS encoding pro-sigmaK processing inhibitor BofA family protein, giving the protein MTTLEILLLVAVLVGVLVVGWLLQVIRPLIVNAVVGLVVLAIAQFGFGLPVAVTPIVLVIVAIGGVPGSLLVLALSLFGVAFVP; this is encoded by the coding sequence ATGACGACCCTCGAGATCCTGCTGTTAGTCGCCGTTCTCGTGGGTGTTCTCGTCGTGGGATGGCTCCTGCAGGTGATTCGGCCCCTCATCGTCAACGCGGTGGTCGGGCTGGTCGTATTGGCTATCGCACAGTTCGGCTTCGGACTGCCGGTGGCCGTGACGCCGATCGTGCTGGTGATCGTCGCGATCGGTGGCGTCCCGGGATCGTTGCTCGTCCTCGCGCTGTCGCTGTTCGGTGTCGCGTTCGTGCCGTGA
- the uvrB gene encoding excinuclease ABC subunit UvrB produces the protein MSDAQGPLEPDRPDVDRPFAVDAPFEPAGDQPEAIDQLVDGFRSGMDKQTLLGVTGSGKTNTVSWVVEEIQKPTLVIAHNKTLAAQLYEEFRNLFPENAVEYFVSYYDYYQPEAYVEQSDTYIDKDASVNDEIDRLRHSATRSLLTREDVIVVASVSAIYGLGDPRNYIDMSLRLEVGEEIGRDELLAQLVDLNYERNDVDFTQGTFRVRGDTIEIYPMYGRYAVRVELWGDEIDRMVKVDPLEGKTQGDQQAVLVHPAEHYSIPENTLEEAMDEIRDDLDSRISYFERQGDMIAAQRIEERTTFDLEMMQETGYCSGIENYSVYLADRESGEAPYTLLDYFPDDFLTVVDESHVTLPQIRGQYAGDKSRKDSLVENGFRLPTAYDNRPLTFEEFEEKTDQTLYVSATPGDYEREESDRIVEQIVRPTHLVDPAIEVSDATGQVDDLMDRIDDRIEREERTLVTTLTKRMAEDLTEYLEEAGVDVAYMHDETDTLERHEIIRSLRLGEIDVLVGINLLREGLDIPEVSLVAILDADQEGFLRSETTLVQTMGRAARNVNGEVVLYADEPSNAMESAIEETKRRRRIQQTFNEEHGLEPTTIEKEIGETNLPGSKTDTSEVSGRDLEGEDDAARYIDELEAQMQEAASNLEFELAADIRDRIREVRQEFELEGSDEGIAPPTEEF, from the coding sequence ATGAGTGACGCGCAAGGCCCCCTCGAGCCGGACCGTCCGGACGTCGACCGGCCGTTCGCAGTCGATGCCCCCTTCGAGCCCGCGGGCGACCAGCCGGAAGCGATCGACCAGTTGGTCGACGGGTTCCGATCGGGGATGGACAAACAGACCCTGCTGGGCGTGACCGGATCGGGCAAGACCAACACCGTCTCGTGGGTCGTCGAGGAGATCCAGAAACCGACGCTGGTGATCGCCCACAACAAGACGCTGGCGGCCCAGCTCTACGAGGAGTTCCGCAATCTCTTCCCGGAGAACGCAGTCGAGTACTTCGTCTCCTACTACGACTACTACCAGCCCGAGGCCTACGTCGAGCAAAGCGACACCTACATCGACAAGGACGCCTCGGTCAACGACGAGATCGATCGCTTACGCCACTCCGCCACGCGGTCGCTGCTGACCCGCGAGGACGTCATCGTCGTCGCCTCGGTCTCCGCCATCTACGGCCTCGGGGATCCGCGCAACTACATCGACATGTCGCTGCGCCTCGAGGTCGGCGAGGAGATCGGCCGCGACGAGTTGCTCGCGCAACTGGTCGACCTGAACTACGAGCGCAACGACGTCGATTTCACGCAGGGTACCTTCCGGGTGCGGGGCGACACGATCGAGATCTACCCGATGTACGGCCGCTACGCCGTCCGCGTCGAACTCTGGGGCGACGAGATCGACCGCATGGTCAAGGTCGACCCCCTCGAGGGGAAAACGCAGGGCGACCAGCAGGCGGTGCTCGTCCACCCTGCAGAGCACTACTCGATCCCGGAAAACACGCTCGAGGAGGCGATGGACGAGATCCGGGACGATCTGGACTCCCGAATCTCGTACTTCGAGCGCCAGGGCGACATGATCGCCGCCCAGCGCATCGAGGAGCGGACGACGTTCGACCTCGAGATGATGCAGGAGACGGGCTACTGCTCGGGGATCGAGAACTACTCGGTCTACCTCGCGGACCGCGAATCGGGCGAGGCCCCCTACACGCTGCTCGACTACTTCCCCGACGACTTCCTGACGGTGGTCGACGAGTCCCACGTCACGTTGCCCCAGATCCGGGGCCAGTACGCCGGCGACAAGTCCCGCAAGGACTCGCTCGTCGAGAACGGGTTCCGGCTGCCGACGGCCTACGACAACCGGCCGCTGACGTTCGAGGAGTTCGAGGAAAAGACGGACCAGACCCTCTACGTGAGCGCGACGCCTGGTGATTACGAGCGCGAGGAGAGCGATCGGATCGTCGAGCAGATCGTTCGACCCACCCACCTCGTCGACCCGGCGATCGAGGTATCCGACGCCACGGGTCAGGTCGACGACCTCATGGACCGCATCGACGACCGCATCGAGCGCGAAGAGCGCACCCTCGTCACCACGCTCACGAAACGCATGGCCGAGGACCTGACCGAGTATCTCGAGGAAGCCGGCGTCGACGTCGCCTACATGCACGACGAGACCGACACCTTAGAGCGCCACGAGATCATTCGCTCGCTCCGATTGGGCGAGATCGACGTCCTCGTCGGGATCAACCTCCTGCGGGAGGGGCTGGACATCCCCGAGGTCTCGCTGGTCGCGATCCTCGACGCCGATCAGGAGGGCTTCCTCCGCTCGGAGACGACGCTGGTCCAGACGATGGGCCGGGCCGCCCGGAACGTCAACGGCGAGGTCGTCCTCTACGCCGACGAGCCTTCGAACGCCATGGAGTCCGCGATCGAGGAAACGAAGCGCCGCCGTCGGATTCAACAGACGTTCAACGAGGAACACGGCCTCGAGCCCACCACGATCGAGAAGGAGATCGGCGAGACGAACCTGCCGGGCAGCAAGACCGACACCAGCGAGGTCTCGGGCCGGGACCTCGAGGGCGAGGACGACGCCGCCCGCTACATCGACGAACTCGAAGCCCAGATGCAAGAGGCCGCGAGCAATCTCGAGTTCGAGCTGGCCGCCGACATCCGCGATCGGATTCGCGAGGTTCGCCAGGAGTTCGAACTCGAGGGCAGCGACGAGGGAATCGCGCCGCCGACCGAGGAGTTCTGA
- a CDS encoding DUF4397 domain-containing protein codes for MGIAGGLTAASGTVLAAGEYEHDERPTNDEKSTDDTDPAAVPGAAIRVAHFSPDAPNVDVYVDDDRVLADVAYGDVSPHLEIEPGTYTVTITAAGDPETVAFEGDVTFGAAFYTVAAIGELGAETFQPAVLVDAGSALVRLVHATPDAPAVDVYADGEPVFEDVSFTDSTDYVAVPAGARTVSVRPAGGDSASAVASFDVTLEQGTAYTAYAIGYLEPPADATDRAFTVETTVDGPMADAAGADDGNHD; via the coding sequence ATGGGGATCGCAGGTGGACTGACTGCAGCGAGTGGCACCGTTCTGGCCGCCGGTGAATACGAACACGACGAGCGGCCGACCAACGACGAGAAATCGACCGACGACACGGATCCGGCGGCCGTTCCGGGTGCGGCCATCCGGGTCGCGCACTTCTCTCCGGACGCACCGAACGTCGACGTCTACGTCGACGACGATCGCGTGCTCGCGGACGTCGCCTACGGTGACGTCTCGCCGCACCTCGAGATCGAGCCGGGAACGTACACGGTGACGATTACGGCCGCCGGCGATCCGGAGACGGTCGCGTTCGAGGGCGACGTCACGTTCGGAGCCGCGTTCTACACCGTCGCCGCGATCGGCGAGCTCGGTGCCGAGACGTTCCAGCCGGCAGTGCTCGTGGACGCCGGGTCGGCACTCGTCCGCCTCGTTCACGCCACACCCGACGCACCCGCCGTCGACGTGTACGCCGACGGCGAGCCGGTCTTCGAAGACGTTTCGTTCACCGATTCGACGGATTACGTCGCAGTCCCCGCCGGCGCACGCACCGTCTCGGTCCGACCGGCCGGCGGTGATTCGGCGTCCGCCGTCGCGTCCTTCGACGTGACGCTCGAGCAGGGGACGGCCTACACGGCCTACGCGATCGGGTACCTCGAGCCGCCGGCGGACGCGACCGATCGAGCGTTCACCGTCGAGACGACGGTCGACGGGCCGATGGCCGACGCCGCCGGGGCCGACGACGGCAATCACGACTAG
- a CDS encoding DUF7553 family protein, whose translation MTEHLQQARDDLEKAAESADSDDVRGDIRETTDAFADYVMGDTAPDHAILDARLNTLRQVRERADGTTADKVESAIETVEDYRETVEQA comes from the coding sequence ATGACGGAGCACCTTCAGCAGGCCCGCGACGACCTCGAGAAGGCGGCGGAGTCGGCCGACAGCGACGACGTTCGCGGGGATATTCGCGAAACGACGGACGCGTTCGCCGACTACGTGATGGGCGATACTGCACCGGATCACGCCATCCTCGACGCGCGACTCAATACGCTCCGACAGGTCCGCGAACGGGCGGACGGCACCACCGCGGACAAGGTCGAATCGGCGATCGAAACGGTCGAAGACTATCGCGAAACCGTCGAGCAAGCGTAA
- a CDS encoding ORC1-type DNA replication protein encodes MGDDPEEGMLSWDESVFRNEHVFEIDYVPETFKHREGQTQSLTYALRPAVRGSRPLNVVVRGPPGTGKTTAIQKLFDEVGAQTSDVRTIRVNCQVNATRYSVFSRLFEGTFDYEPPSSGISFKKLFGQIAEKLVEEDRVLVVALDDINYLFYENEASDTLYSLLRAHEEYPGAKIGVIVVSSDPALDVIDELDSRVQSVFRPEDVYFPVYDQPEIVDILEERITRGFHEGVIGRDTLEYVAELTAESGDLRVGIDLLRRAGLNAEMRASRTVERRDVEDAYEKSKYINLSRSLSGLTDTERTLLEVIAEYDGEQAGDVYEAFHDRTELGYTRYSEIVNKLDQLGLIDADYADVDGRGRSRSLSLSYEKEAVLDRLE; translated from the coding sequence ATGGGAGACGACCCCGAGGAGGGGATGTTGTCGTGGGACGAATCCGTGTTCCGCAACGAGCACGTCTTCGAAATCGACTACGTCCCCGAGACGTTCAAGCACCGCGAGGGCCAGACCCAGAGCCTGACCTACGCCTTGCGTCCGGCGGTGCGGGGGTCGCGACCGCTGAACGTCGTGGTTCGGGGACCGCCGGGCACCGGAAAGACGACGGCGATCCAGAAGCTCTTCGACGAGGTGGGGGCCCAGACGAGCGACGTTCGGACGATCCGGGTCAACTGTCAGGTCAACGCCACCCGGTACTCGGTGTTCTCGCGGCTCTTCGAGGGGACGTTCGACTACGAACCGCCCTCGTCAGGGATCTCGTTCAAGAAACTGTTCGGCCAGATCGCCGAGAAACTCGTCGAGGAGGACAGGGTCCTCGTCGTCGCGCTCGACGACATCAACTACCTCTTCTACGAGAACGAAGCGTCGGATACGCTCTACTCGCTGTTGCGCGCCCACGAGGAGTATCCCGGCGCGAAGATCGGCGTTATCGTGGTCTCCTCGGACCCCGCACTAGACGTGATCGACGAACTCGACTCGCGGGTCCAGAGCGTCTTCAGACCGGAGGACGTCTACTTCCCGGTCTACGACCAGCCCGAGATCGTCGACATCCTCGAGGAACGCATCACGCGCGGCTTCCACGAGGGCGTCATCGGCCGGGACACCCTCGAGTACGTCGCCGAACTCACCGCCGAGAGCGGCGATCTGCGGGTCGGCATCGACCTGTTGCGCCGCGCGGGACTCAACGCCGAGATGCGAGCCAGTCGTACCGTCGAGCGCCGGGACGTCGAGGACGCCTACGAGAAGTCCAAGTACATCAACCTCTCGCGAAGCCTCTCCGGATTGACCGACACCGAACGGACACTGCTCGAGGTGATCGCCGAGTACGACGGCGAACAGGCAGGCGACGTCTACGAAGCGTTCCACGACCGGACCGAACTTGGCTATACACGCTACTCCGAGATCGTCAACAAACTCGATCAACTCGGGCTCATCGACGCCGACTACGCGGACGTCGACGGCCGGGGGCGCTCGCGGTCGCTCTCCTTGTCCTACGAGAAAGAGGCGGTGTTGGACCGACTCGAGTGA
- a CDS encoding competence/damage-inducible protein A — protein MEVALLTVGDELLSGDTVNTNANWVATQLTDRGVTVTRIVSVPDDHDVIVDHVRRYSEAFDGVIVTGGIGGTPDDVTMEAVAAAFDRELRVPDVTRSAVERHLDALEERLPDRELSVDVAAEAAIPERSRPLLNDAGLAPGCVLENVYVLPGIPDELKSMFATVADEFTGDRRSTFLYTIEPEANIVWALEDVMDRFEVTVGCYPDREAEHNRLKITATDDAQLDGARDWLVDTINASETPVSRDWGGDDSETETS, from the coding sequence ATGGAGGTTGCCCTGCTAACAGTCGGCGACGAACTGCTATCCGGCGACACGGTCAACACGAACGCGAACTGGGTCGCAACGCAACTGACCGACCGCGGCGTCACGGTTACGCGCATCGTCTCCGTCCCGGACGACCACGACGTCATCGTCGACCACGTCAGGCGGTACAGCGAGGCGTTCGACGGCGTCATCGTCACTGGCGGGATCGGTGGGACGCCCGACGACGTGACCATGGAGGCGGTCGCAGCCGCCTTCGACCGCGAACTGCGCGTGCCGGACGTGACCCGATCGGCCGTCGAACGTCACCTGGACGCCCTCGAGGAACGACTCCCGGACCGAGAGCTCTCGGTCGACGTCGCAGCCGAGGCCGCGATCCCGGAGCGAAGCCGACCGCTGTTGAACGACGCGGGTCTCGCACCGGGCTGTGTTCTCGAGAACGTCTACGTCCTGCCGGGGATTCCGGACGAACTGAAGTCCATGTTCGCGACGGTCGCCGACGAGTTTACGGGCGACCGACGCTCGACGTTCCTCTACACGATCGAACCGGAGGCGAACATCGTCTGGGCGCTCGAGGACGTGATGGACCGCTTCGAGGTCACGGTCGGCTGTTATCCCGACCGGGAGGCCGAACACAACCGGCTGAAGATCACCGCGACGGACGACGCGCAGTTGGACGGAGCGCGCGACTGGCTGGTAGACACGATCAACGCGAGCGAAACGCCCGTCTCGCGTGACTGGGGTGGCGACGACTCCGAGACGGAGACGAGTTGA
- a CDS encoding MutS-related protein: MDLESIPGVGEKTARALAELDDPERALRTGDVEAIATAPGISQGRAARIARGAIRLEHDDPGGFLATDRAREVYRDLLELLEERTVTDYAAQRLETIYPSSRRSRIDEVQAFVREALERDPDPDVLEALEGVEPLREPGDVRVRERCLATTDAERYSAAREAVPELSVEIVEDAQGLAELARGYATVIALDESFAGVTLEGDVQVRPDALDTPAEIVPERPLAFFARNRTRLQAAAAVHRAAGLETPCDLDALEAGLSRLDEDGTVAGDDELDRLTTAVDDLDAAAGAAESVANDHLRAAIREQDVTIEGSDLLSLVERGAGVDSLLSRELADEYAAAIEAARDHLVDALDLEQGEAEIARRTFGDEPTFPVERDEDVVGRLREELTAAKDRRAGRLKRELAADLADQREGARQLVRDALELDVELAIARFAREFECVMPEFVADDTVADVGFAIEGGRSPLLEEPLEAIDPVDYDVSGVALLSGVNSGGKTSTLDLVASVVILAHMGLPVPAEGVRLRRFDDLHYHAKTQGTLDAGAFESTVREFADLAQGGEGSLVLVDELESITEPGASAKIIAGILEALAENGATAVFVSHLAGEIREMAGFDVTIDGIEAVGLVDGELEVNRSPVKDHLARSTPELIVEKLADEARDADLAANGGVPDDDGGDPEPVFYDRLLEKFE; the protein is encoded by the coding sequence ATGGACCTCGAGTCGATTCCGGGCGTCGGCGAGAAGACGGCCCGAGCGCTGGCCGAACTCGACGATCCCGAGCGCGCGCTGCGGACGGGTGACGTGGAAGCGATCGCGACCGCGCCGGGGATCTCGCAGGGCCGAGCGGCCCGGATCGCACGCGGTGCGATCCGACTCGAGCACGACGATCCCGGCGGCTTTCTCGCGACCGATCGGGCGCGCGAGGTCTACCGTGACCTCCTCGAACTGCTCGAGGAGCGCACCGTAACCGACTACGCGGCCCAGCGACTCGAGACGATCTATCCGAGCTCGCGGCGCTCGCGCATCGACGAAGTACAGGCGTTCGTCCGCGAGGCGCTCGAGCGCGACCCCGATCCCGACGTGCTCGAGGCCCTCGAGGGGGTCGAACCGCTCCGGGAGCCCGGCGACGTGCGGGTTCGGGAGCGGTGTCTGGCGACGACCGACGCCGAGCGGTACTCGGCGGCCCGGGAGGCGGTCCCGGAACTCTCCGTCGAGATCGTCGAGGACGCACAGGGACTGGCCGAACTCGCACGAGGGTACGCGACCGTCATCGCCCTCGACGAGTCCTTCGCCGGCGTCACCCTCGAGGGCGACGTACAGGTCCGACCCGACGCGCTCGACACCCCGGCGGAGATCGTTCCCGAGCGGCCCCTCGCCTTCTTCGCGCGCAATCGAACCCGGCTGCAGGCGGCCGCCGCGGTCCATCGGGCCGCCGGGCTCGAGACGCCCTGCGACCTCGATGCGCTCGAGGCCGGCCTCTCGCGGCTCGACGAGGACGGGACGGTCGCGGGCGACGACGAACTCGACCGGCTGACGACGGCCGTCGACGACCTCGACGCAGCGGCGGGTGCGGCCGAAAGCGTCGCCAACGATCACCTCCGGGCGGCGATCCGCGAACAGGACGTGACGATCGAGGGCTCGGATCTGCTCTCGCTGGTCGAGCGCGGAGCCGGCGTCGACTCCCTGCTCTCGCGGGAGCTCGCCGACGAGTACGCCGCGGCGATCGAGGCCGCCCGCGATCACCTGGTCGACGCGCTCGATCTCGAGCAAGGCGAGGCCGAGATCGCCCGCCGGACGTTCGGCGACGAGCCGACGTTTCCGGTCGAACGTGACGAGGACGTGGTCGGGCGGCTGCGCGAGGAACTCACCGCGGCAAAGGATCGCCGTGCGGGCCGGCTCAAACGCGAACTCGCAGCCGATCTCGCCGACCAGCGCGAGGGGGCCCGCCAGCTCGTTCGGGACGCCCTCGAGCTGGATGTCGAACTCGCCATCGCCCGCTTTGCCCGCGAGTTCGAGTGTGTGATGCCGGAATTCGTCGCTGACGATACCGTGGCCGACGTGGGGTTCGCGATCGAGGGCGGTCGCTCGCCCCTGCTCGAGGAACCGCTCGAGGCCATCGATCCGGTCGATTACGACGTCTCGGGCGTCGCCTTGCTCTCGGGGGTCAACAGCGGCGGGAAGACCTCCACGCTGGATCTGGTCGCGAGTGTGGTGATTCTGGCACACATGGGACTGCCCGTCCCCGCCGAGGGCGTTCGCCTGCGCCGGTTCGACGACCTGCACTATCACGCCAAGACCCAGGGAACGCTCGATGCGGGCGCGTTCGAGTCCACCGTCCGGGAGTTCGCTGACCTCGCACAGGGTGGCGAGGGCTCGCTGGTACTGGTCGACGAACTCGAGAGCATCACCGAGCCCGGTGCGTCGGCGAAGATCATCGCCGGCATCCTCGAGGCGCTCGCCGAGAACGGCGCGACGGCGGTGTTCGTCTCGCATCTCGCGGGCGAGATCCGCGAGATGGCCGGGTTCGACGTGACGATCGACGGGATCGAAGCCGTCGGACTCGTCGACGGCGAACTCGAGGTGAACCGCTCGCCGGTCAAGGATCACCTCGCGCGGTCGACGCCGGAGTTGATCGTCGAGAAACTGGCAGACGAAGCGCGAGACGCGGACCTCGCAGCCAACGGCGGCGTGCCGGACGACGACGGGGGCGATCCGGAACCCGTCTTCTACGATCGACTCCTCGAGAAGTTCGAGTAA